In Acomys russatus chromosome 26, mAcoRus1.1, whole genome shotgun sequence, a genomic segment contains:
- the Scoc gene encoding short coiled-coil protein — MRGMDRLSTGEVEDSSFTNISLADDTDRSSKSLHPRAEGLLPKMMNADMDAVDAENQVELEEKTRLINQVLELQHTLEDLSARVDAVKEENLKLKSENQVLGQYIENLMSASSVFQTTDTKSKRK, encoded by the exons ATGAGAGGCATGGACAGGCTGAGCACAGGGGAGGTGGAAGACAGCTCGTTCACCAACATTTCTCTAGCCGACGACACAG ACCGTTCATCCAAGAGTTTGCATCCAAGAGCTGAAGGCCTGTTACCCAAGATGATGAACGCCGACATGGACG CAGTTGATGCTGAAAATCAGGTGGAACTGGAAGAAAAGACTCGACTTATTAATCAGGTGTTGGAACTCCAGCACACACTTGAAG atctTTCTGCAAGAGTAGATGCAGTTAAGGAAGAAAATCTGAAGCTAAAATCGGAAAATCAAGTTCTTGGACAGTATATAGAGAACCTCATGTCTGCTTCTAGTGTTTTTCAAACAACTGatacaaaaagcaaaaggaagtaA